In the Wyeomyia smithii strain HCP4-BCI-WySm-NY-G18 chromosome 2, ASM2978416v1, whole genome shotgun sequence genome, one interval contains:
- the LOC129724094 gene encoding exportin-2, with translation MEINENNFERLANYLQQTLSPDPEVRRPAERFIESIEISQNYPLLCLHLIDRATVDITIRVAAAIAFKNFVKRNWGYHLENDGPDKVAESDRNGIKAMIVPLMLKSPLSIQKQLSDAVSIIGKYDFPLKWPQLMDEMIEKFATGDFNIINGVLQTAHSLFKRYRYEFKSQELWEEIKFVLDKLAKPLTDLLQATLGLAEAHANNEEALRIIYGSLVLVCKVFYSLNSQDLPEFFEDNMETWMKAFHGMLTIDIPCLKTPDDEDAGVLELLRSQICENLCLYAQKYDEEFGPYMPQFVTAVWELLVNTGIQTKYDTLVSNALNFLSTVADRSHYRHLFEDPNVLASICEKVIIPNMDFRVSDEELFEDNPEEYIRRDIEGSDVETRRRAACDLVKTLSQNFESKIIEIFGQYLQVLLTRFAENPVNNWKTKDTAIYLVTSMASKGQTQKLGVTQTSELVPLPQFTQQQVIPELERADVNELPVLKADALKFLMTFRTILGPQIIVATLPLVAKHLAAGNVVVHSYAACTIDKILIMKGSDNKAIVTKEILAPISAELITGLFAAFTVQGSNENEYIMKCIMRTLNTLQEASLPFMIVVLPRLTEILTVVSKNPSKPHFNHYLFETLSLSVKLVCKADPNAVTSFEEALFPVFQGILQNDVLEFMPYVFQMLSLFLEIREGHRAIPDTYLSLFPCLLAPALWERPGNVTPLIRLLCAFVRQASPQISADGKLNGVLGVFQKMIASKNNDHEGFYLLQNLLLHYPPDELGQSMRQIFSLLFQRLSSSKTTKFVRSFIVFLCLYASRVGAQALVQIIDNIQSSMFGMVIERIFIPDLNKVSGELEQKIVSVGIAKLLCEAPEMIADPYVKFWPQLLQAVIQIFELPPDETASEGETFIEIEDVPGYQAAYSQLNFAQAKPIDPLPDVGNIRQFLVQHLGKLAQSNPGKIGVLVASLPAAHQEVLQKYCAQSGVQIA, from the exons ATGGAGATCAACGAGAACAATTTCGAGCGTCTAGCGAACTACTTGCAGCAAACACTTAGCCCTGATCCAGAAGTGCGTCGGCCCG CGGAACGATTcatcgaaagtattgaaatcaGCCAAAACTATCCACTGCTTTGCTTGCATCTGATAGATCGAGCGACAGTGGACATCACCATCAGAGTTGCGGCAGCGATTGCATTCAAGAACTTTGTCAAACGCAACTGGGGTTATCATCTG GAAAACGACGGTCCGGATAAAGTCGCAGAATCAGATCGGAATGGCATTAAGGCGATGATTGTTCCATTAATGTTAAAATCTCCACTCTcaattcaaaaacaactcagtGATGCCGTTAGTATTATCGGCAAATATGATTTTCCACTCAAGTGGCCTCAGCTGATGGACGAAATGATCGAAAAGTTTGCAACAGGCGATTTCAACATTATAAATGGAGTGCTCCAAACGGCCCACTCGTTGTTCAAACGCTACCGATACGAGTTCAAGTCACAAGAGCTATGGGAAGAAATTAAGTTCGTCCTGGATAAGCTCGCGAAACCGTTAACCGATCTGTTGCAAGCGACATTAGGTTTGGCGGAAGCACACGCAAACAACGAAGAAGCGCTGAGAATAATCTATGGTTCTTTAGTACTTGTTTGTAAAGTGTTTTACTCGTTAAACTCGCAAGATTTGCCAGAATTTTTCGAGGATAATATGGAAACTTGGATGAAAGCGTTTCACGGTATGCTGACAATAGATATTCCGTGCCTAAAAACACCAGATGACGAGGATGCAGGAGTTTTAGAGCTGTTGCGTTCACAGATATGTGAAAATCTTTGTTTATACGCTCAGAAATACGACGAGGAATTCGGACCCTATATGCCACAATTTGTTACCGCCGTATGGGAGTTGCTGGTCAATACCGGAATTCAGACGAAGTATGACACACTCGTTTCAAATGCGTTAAATTTCCTGAGCACAGTCGCAGATCGCAGTCACTACAGACATTTATTTGAGGATCCAAATGTCCTTGCTAGTATATGTGAGAAAGTTATCATACCGAACATGGACTTTCGGGTGTCCGATGAAGAGTTGTTCGAAGATAATCCAGAGGAATACATAAGACGGGACATTGAGGGGTCTGATGTAGAAACACGCCGTAGAGCTGCATGTGATCTGGTGAAAACactttctcaaaattttgagtcgaaaattatagaaatattTGGCCAATATTTGCAAGTTTTGCTAACCAGATTTGCAGAGAATCCAGTTAATAACTGGAAAACCAAAGACACAGCCATTTATTTGGTAACATCAAtggcttctaaaggtcagacaCAGAAATTAGGAGTAACCCAGACATCCGAATTAGTCCCGTTGCCTCAGTTCACACAGCAGCAGGTTATTCCTGAGTTGGAACGGGCGGATGTGAACGAATTACCTGTTTTGAAAGCTGACGCCCTTAAATTTCTTATGACCTTCCGTACGATCCTAGGGCCACAGATCATTGTAGCTACACTACCGCTGGTAGCAAAGCATCTAGCTGCTGGCAATGTAGTCGTTCATAGTTATGCAGCTTGCACTATCGATAAAATTCTGATCATGAAAGGTTCAGACAATAAAGCCATCGTTACAAAAGAAATTCTCGCTCCTATAAGTGCGGAACTAATAACTGGACTCTTTGCCGCTTTTACCGTACAAGGTTCCAATGAAAATGAGTACATCATGAAGTGCATTATGCGAACACTTAACACGCTACAGGAAGCTTCACTGCCATTCATGATTGTAGTGCTACCTCGACTTACGGAAATCTTAACCGTTGTATCGAAAAATCCTTCCAAACCGCACTTCAATCATTATCTGTTCGAAACCTTGTCTCTATCGGTGAA ATTGGTATGCAAAGCAGATCCTAACGCTGTCACTTCCTTCGAAGAAGCTCTGTTCCCAGTGTTTCAAGGCATATTACAAAACGACGTTCTCG AATTCATGCCGTACGTTTTCCAAATGCTGTCGCTGTTCCTGGAAATCCGCGAAGGTCATCGTGCCATACCAGACACCTATCTATCACTGTTTCCATGTTTACTAGCACCGGCTTTATGGGAAAGGCCAGGTAATGTTACGCCGTTGATCCGGCTGCTATGTGCATTTGTACGTCAAGCTTCCCCGCAAATTAGCGCTGATGGTAAACTGAACGGCGTCCTAGGggtgtttcaaaaaatgattGCTTCCAAGAACAATGATCATGAGGGATTTTATCTGCTGCAGAATTTACTTTTGCATTATCCACC AGATGAACTAGGTCAGAGTATGCGTCAGATCTTTTCCTTGCTGTTTCAACGGTTGAGCTCTTCTAAAACGACAAAATTTGTACGcagtttcatcgtgttcctatGTTTGTATGCTTCCCGAGTAGGAGCTCAAGCTCTTGTGCAAATCATCGACAATATTCAATCTTC AATGTTTGGAATGGTCATCGAACGTATCTTCATTCCCGATCTCAACAAAGTTTCGGGCGAATTGGAACAGAAAATCGTGTCTGTTGGCATTGCGAAGTTACTTTGTGAAGCACCGGAAATGATAGCCGATCCGTATGTAAAGTTTTGGCCTCAGCTGTTGCAAGCAGTGATACAGATTTTTGAGCTCCCTCCGGACGAAACGGCCAGCGAGGGAGAAACCTTTATTGAAATCGAAGACGTGCCCGGGTATCAGGCAGCCTACTCACAGCTTAATTTCGCGCAGGCCAAACCAATCGATCCACTACCGGACGTTGGTAATATACGCCAGTTTTTAGTGCAACATCTCGGTAAACTGGCACAGAGTAACCCGGGCAAAATTGGCGTTCTTGTGGCTTCCTTACCAGCGGCACATCAAGAGGTTTTACAAAAGTACTGCGCCCAGAGTGGAGTGCAGATCGCTTAA
- the LOC129722236 gene encoding uncharacterized protein LOC129722236 — MAVGNIERVLIELRPRLQSANFFICFSRRFAEIKSTKIDLSSDRIIIITENNAERYEIRLDDYFKLHIQTLSSLLIKNSYICFRLNTNENKFHSEVLEINEYNGCTDLKKLECNLEADCSYFIICSNCGSYLRDEAVNFKRILELPSDHMDSNDWYCHQHPYTTVDDFVHTNGECSSTKLPQANSFNPTESDVFFGPFYVLLDKKHLQRVHLKAERFLYCRRCLQYLGIMKRTGCVKLWYENLQFQKQADVSDETQPTRLCFFRNDNPLENFQYLVRKTVNDYNFISHLGLPPIFKLLFEMRQPGLNGEVFYLLIQIMDANLNVFKIRKCVDQDSGKQYVDNDDEARDKDSDDEDNGLTVTKRIHRDINLERHRTMKLMYRYEKYDQQPIVNFWQQDSNVVCVEISEQMFRLAVRYLDNNSNYVPECYRHNLGFILSYLDIT, encoded by the exons ATGGCTGTCGGCAATATTGAACGTGTGTTAATAGAGTTGCGTCCGCGGCTTCAAAGTGCCAATTTCTTTATCTGCTTCAGTCGTCGTTTTGCCGAAATCAAATCAACAAAAATAGATCTAAGTTCCGATCGTATCATTATCATAACCGAAAACAATGCGGAACGTTACGAGATCCGGCTAGATGATTATTTCAAACTTCATATACAAACGCTAAGTTCGTTATTGATTAAAAATAGCTACATCTGTTTTCGTTTAAATACCAATGAGAACAAGTTCCACTCGGAAGTACTTGAGATTAACGAATACAATGGGTGCACTGATCTAAAGAAGCTAGAATGCAATTTGGAAGCAGATTGCAGTTACTTTATCATCTGCAGTAACTGCGGAAGTTATCTGCGTGATGAAGCTGTTAATTTTAAAAGAATTCTTGAGCTCCCATCGGATCACATGGACAGCAACGATTGGTATTGCCACCAGCATCCGTATACTACAGTAGACGATTTTGTTCATACGAATGGTGAAtgttcttcgacaaagttgcctCAAGCAAACAGCTTTAATCCTACTGAATCGGACGTATTCTTTGGGCCATTTTACGTTCTTCTCGACAAAAAACATCTTCAGCGAGTTCATCTCAAAGCGGAACGGTTTCTGTATTGTAGACGCTGTTTGCAATATCTAGGCATCATGAAACGCACTGGCTGTGTTAAGCTATGGTACGAAAATCTTCAGTTTCAAAAGCAAGCG GATGTTTCAGACGAAACACAACCAACGAGACTATGCTTCTTCCGCAATGATAATCCACTCGAAAACTTCCAGTATCTAGTTCGCAAAACTGTCAATGATTATAATTTTATCTCCCACCTTGGACTGCCTCCTATTTTTAAGCTATTGTTCGAAATGCGCCAACCGGGTTTGAATGGAGAGGTGTTCTATCTGCTGATACAGATAATGGATGCcaatttgaatgtttttaaaattcgTAAATGCGTGGATCAGGATTCGGGTAAACAATATGTCGATAATGACGATGAAGCTCGAGATAAAGATAGTGATGACGAAGATAACGGTTTAACGGTTACGAAAAGGATTCATCGCGATATCAATCTAGAAAGACATAGGACTATGAAGCTGATGTACAGGTATGAAAAATATGATCAACAGCCTATAGTTAATTTTTGGCAGCAGGATAGTAACGTTGTGTGTGTCGAGATTTCGGAACAAATGTTTCGATTGGCCGTTCGGTATTTGGATAATAATTCAAACTATGTACCGGAATGCTACCGACATAATCTGGGATTCATTTTGAGCTATTTAGATATTACATAA
- the LOC129722237 gene encoding m7GpppX diphosphatase-like — MPESLYQLRTESVELGSTSDNKDYDERQRRQGQPASATSSKPAPESSSSASVVVEDGVNNPTSRSYDLADFVPVRILNNNSTHKSVSLLGHFVSLSRDDYAIIVLEKTAFTEGQLKNHKRHQTSTVTKVNSDDVATNLSENSESVQSSATGVIAAVERSFFSSTSQLRTEFVNDIYGNFLCVADPEVNQIKVTIIYPATERHIVKFSTQKRYLVEETAQDYRTVTLPHIQKEQLSLEWLYNILEHRKEKDRIVFEDPSEEIGFILLPDLKWDGKTLEQLYLLALVRQRGIKSLRDLNATHLPLLKNIQTRGIEAIKTRYGINADQLRIYIHYQPTFYHLHVHFTYLKHDPPGIYCEKSHLLTSVIGNIELLPDYYQKVTLSCVLSETDKLYGKFEAAKSELDEPEPKRAKVE, encoded by the exons ATGCCAGAGAGTCTTTATCAATTGAGGACAGAAAGCGTGGAGTTAGGCAGCACTAGTGACAACAAAGATTATGACGAACGGCAGCGCCGTCAAGGTCAGCCAGCATCAGCAACGTCGTCTAAGCCAGCGCCTGAGTCATCTAGTTCAGCGTCCGTAGTGGTGGAAGATGGAGTGAACAATCCAACCAGCCGTAGCTACGATTTGGCAGACTTCGTACCTGTTCGCATCCTGAACAATAACAGCACACACAAGAGCGTTTCACTGTTGGGGCATTTTGTAAGCCTATCGCGTGACGATTACGCGATTATTGTGTTGGAAAAGACGGCATTCACTGAGGGGCAGCTGAAAAATCATAAGCGTCATCAAACGAGCACGGTGACGAAAGTTAATTCTGACGACGTCGCGACGAACTTGTCGGAAAACAGTGAAAGTGTGCAAAGTAGTGCAACTGGTGTTATAGCAGCCGTCGAAAGAAGTTTTTTCTCATCCACGTCCCAACTGAGGACGGAATTTGTTAATGATATCTACGGAAATTTTTTGTGCGTTGCTGATCCGGAAGTAAATC AAATCAAGGTGACAATCATATATCCAGCTACTGAGAGGCATATTGTGAAATTTTCCACCCAAAAAAGATATTTGGTGGAAGAAACTGCCCAAGATTATCGAACCGTGACATTGCCTCATATACAAAAGGAGCAGCTAAGCTTAGAG TGGCTTTACAACATACTAGAGCATCGGAAAGAGAAGGATCGCATAGTTTTTGAGGATCCGTCAGAGGAAATTGGCTTCATATTGTTGCCGGATTTAAAATGGGATGGTAAAACATTGGAACAACTTTATCTACTCGCGTTAGTGCGCCAGCGAGGTATCAAGTCATTGCGGGATCTTAACGCTACTCATTTACCAttgctgaaaaatattcaaacacgTGGCATTGAAGCAATTAAAACACGTTACGGAATTAATGCTGATCAACTACGAATCTACATTCACTATCAACCCACATTTTACCACCTACACGTGCATTTCACATATCTGAAGCACGACCCACCGGGTATTTATTGCGAGAAAAGTCACCTACTAACATCGGTTATTGGGAATATCGAACTGCTACCAGACTATTACCAGAAAGTGACACTCTCTTGCGTTTTAAGTGAAACTGATAAATTGTACGGCAAATTTGAAGCAGCAAAGAGCGAACTGGATGAACCAGAACCTAAACGGGCCAAAGTTGAATAA